The Psychrobacter sp. LV10R520-6 genome includes a region encoding these proteins:
- a CDS encoding FMN-binding glutamate synthase family protein, translated as MPQSRTNLNPKPKYDSPYLIGVLLRYSTFGAAILLFLAGLLLFNWWLIIIGGLGVGLGVYDLLQSKHAILSNYPVAGHIRYVLEDFRPEIRQYLLEDDKEQVPFSRQQRALVYQRAKNVSDTNAFGTLDDLYKHGKEWFLQSTISQPLENQDFRISVGGERCQQPHDMSVFNISAMSFGSLSANAIMALNQGAKMGGFTHDTGEGAISDHHRKFGGDLIWELGTGYFGCRDANGDFDPQTFAEKAIDSQVKMIEIKLSQGAKPGKGGVLPAEKITQEIADTRQVPLGKDCVSPSSHTAFSTPRELVAFWQQLRQLSEGKPVGFKLCIGQPWQFMAIVRAMIEADNYPDFIVIDGAEGGTGAAPVEFMDNVGMPLVDGFLLVHNTLVGAGIRDKIKLGVSGKIVSGFDIARLLALGADWCNSARGFMFAVGCIQSRTCHTNTCPTGVATQDPYRQMALDVPSKAERVASFHKNTLKSLASIVGAVGLQHPSQLQPYHIARRLDDGQIKLLSKFFYFTDEGALLNHSARADVFNQMWVMADPKSFLADNDARIAYNKDSRDKGKETKAPTAKTDTKTIGEITATTNINLTEDK; from the coding sequence ATGCCCCAATCTCGTACCAATCTAAACCCTAAGCCCAAATATGACTCTCCGTATCTTATCGGAGTTTTACTGCGCTATAGCACCTTTGGCGCGGCTATATTGCTATTCTTAGCAGGGCTGTTGCTGTTTAACTGGTGGCTAATTATTATTGGCGGGCTTGGTGTGGGTTTGGGTGTTTATGATTTGCTTCAATCGAAGCACGCCATATTAAGCAACTATCCCGTCGCAGGCCATATTCGCTATGTGCTTGAGGACTTTCGTCCTGAAATTCGCCAATATCTGTTAGAGGATGATAAGGAACAAGTGCCATTTTCGCGCCAGCAACGCGCATTGGTCTATCAACGTGCCAAAAATGTTAGCGATACCAATGCTTTTGGGACGCTTGATGATCTATATAAACACGGTAAAGAATGGTTTTTGCAGTCCACTATTAGCCAACCTTTAGAGAACCAAGATTTCCGCATCAGTGTTGGCGGTGAGCGTTGTCAGCAGCCGCATGATATGTCTGTGTTCAACATCTCGGCGATGAGCTTTGGCAGTCTGTCCGCCAATGCCATTATGGCGCTGAATCAAGGTGCGAAGATGGGCGGCTTTACTCATGATACCGGTGAGGGGGCGATTAGCGATCATCATCGTAAGTTCGGTGGTGACTTAATCTGGGAGCTGGGCACCGGTTACTTCGGTTGCCGCGATGCTAACGGTGACTTTGATCCGCAAACCTTTGCCGAAAAAGCAATTGATTCCCAAGTAAAAATGATTGAAATCAAGCTGTCACAAGGTGCCAAACCCGGTAAAGGTGGCGTGCTACCCGCCGAAAAAATCACTCAAGAAATAGCAGATACCCGTCAAGTGCCCCTTGGGAAAGACTGCGTGTCGCCCTCCTCTCATACCGCTTTTAGTACGCCGCGTGAGTTGGTGGCATTTTGGCAGCAATTGCGTCAATTATCAGAAGGTAAGCCGGTCGGCTTTAAGCTATGTATTGGGCAGCCCTGGCAGTTCATGGCAATTGTTAGAGCCATGATTGAAGCTGACAACTATCCTGACTTTATCGTTATTGATGGCGCTGAAGGCGGTACAGGAGCTGCACCTGTCGAATTTATGGACAATGTCGGTATGCCACTGGTTGATGGTTTCTTACTGGTACACAACACCTTAGTTGGTGCCGGTATCCGTGACAAAATCAAGCTTGGCGTCAGTGGCAAGATCGTATCTGGCTTTGATATTGCCCGTTTGCTGGCACTGGGCGCAGATTGGTGTAACTCCGCACGTGGCTTTATGTTTGCGGTAGGCTGTATTCAGTCACGCACTTGTCATACCAACACCTGTCCAACTGGCGTTGCCACCCAAGACCCCTATCGCCAAATGGCGCTCGATGTACCGAGTAAAGCTGAACGCGTGGCAAGCTTTCATAAGAACACGCTCAAGTCACTCGCCAGTATCGTAGGCGCAGTTGGTCTGCAACACCCCAGTCAGTTGCAGCCTTATCATATCGCGCGACGCTTAGATGATGGGCAAATTAAGCTGCTGTCTAAGTTCTTTTATTTTACGGATGAGGGGGCGCTACTTAACCATAGTGCCCGTGCAGATGTGTTCAATCAAATGTGGGTCATGGCAGACCCCAAAAGCTTCTTAGCGGATAACGATGCCCGGATTGCTTATAATAAAGACTCGCGGGACAAGGGCAAGGAAACCAAAGCCCCAACCGCAAAAACAGACACAAAAACTATTGGTGAGATTACTGCAACAACGAATATCAACCTGACAGAAGATAAGTAA
- a CDS encoding vWA domain-containing protein, with amino-acid sequence MFIKLFYTLRTYGVPVSTRELLDLNAALEQGLMMQPHPNNPELRDFASREDMYRLIRLCMVKDERHFDKFDRAMADYFEGVDSLDTDELLAKLTDIPKEWLDLKLDPKNLTEEQRRLLKKYGSLEELMKALEERLKEQKERHQGGSKWVGTGGTSPFGAYGDHPEGVRVGGESRKRSAAKVWEQRKYRNLDDDNLLGTRQIQMALRNLRQFARTGSADELDIKETVKRTAKKGVLDIHMQAERRNRVKVLMLFDVGGSMDVHIEALEKLFSAAKNEFKTLEFFYFHNCLYDYVWKDNDRRHSAPMTTFDLLNKYGREYRVIFVGDASMSPYELMSVGGSVEYMNNEAGVVWLKRVLEHFDKVAWLNPENTAHWQYTQTIVEIKKIFDNQMYPMTLHGVEQMTAHLAR; translated from the coding sequence ATGTTTATCAAATTATTTTATACCTTGCGCACTTACGGCGTGCCCGTTAGCACGCGTGAACTGCTCGACCTAAATGCGGCGCTGGAGCAGGGGCTCATGATGCAGCCTCATCCTAATAATCCAGAATTGCGCGATTTTGCCAGTCGGGAAGATATGTATCGGCTGATTCGTCTGTGTATGGTCAAAGATGAGCGTCATTTTGATAAGTTTGATCGGGCGATGGCCGATTATTTTGAAGGGGTCGATAGTCTAGACACTGATGAGCTGTTGGCAAAGCTGACTGACATTCCCAAAGAATGGTTAGACTTAAAGCTCGATCCCAAAAATCTGACGGAAGAGCAGCGGCGTTTACTTAAAAAATACGGCTCACTTGAAGAATTGATGAAAGCTTTAGAGGAACGCTTAAAAGAGCAAAAAGAGCGACATCAAGGCGGCAGTAAATGGGTGGGAACGGGTGGCACCTCGCCATTTGGTGCTTATGGTGATCATCCTGAAGGCGTGCGCGTGGGCGGTGAGTCCCGTAAGCGCAGCGCAGCAAAAGTCTGGGAGCAGCGCAAATATCGCAATCTTGATGACGATAATCTATTAGGTACGCGCCAAATTCAGATGGCCCTACGTAATCTGCGTCAATTTGCGCGCACCGGTAGCGCTGATGAGCTAGATATTAAAGAGACTGTCAAGCGTACCGCCAAAAAAGGCGTGCTCGACATTCATATGCAGGCTGAGCGCCGTAACCGTGTCAAAGTGCTGATGTTGTTCGACGTTGGCGGCAGTATGGATGTGCACATTGAAGCGTTAGAGAAGCTATTTTCTGCGGCCAAAAATGAATTTAAGACTTTAGAATTCTTTTACTTTCATAACTGCCTGTACGATTACGTTTGGAAAGATAATGATCGCCGGCACAGTGCGCCCATGACAACTTTCGACCTACTCAATAAATATGGCCGTGAATACCGGGTGATATTCGTTGGTGACGCGTCAATGTCACCTTATGAGCTGATGTCAGTGGGCGGTAGCGTTGAATATATGAATAATGAAGCGGGCGTGGTTTGGCTCAAAAGAGTGCTGGAGCATTTCGATAAAGTGGCATGGCTCAACCCTGAGAATACCGCGCATTGGCAATATACTCAAACTATTGTCGAAATTAAAAAAATATTTGATAATCAGATGTATCCGATGACTCTACATGGAGTGGAACAAATGACGGCGCATTTGGCGCGGTAG
- a CDS encoding globin domain-containing protein produces the protein MASPQTIEIVKATVPVLEEHGTAITKVFYKNMFAAHPELLDIFNETNQKLGRQQNALASTVLVAAKNIEHLAVLLPEVTGISHKHRALQILPEHYPIVGKYLIGAIKEVLGEAANDDIIDAWTEAYDEIADVFIQLEKNMYKEELWEGFAAFKVVEKVAAATDIAAFTVVPVDDASIENSQNIDLSKLNLTAGQYITVKTDPKDSDHLALRHYSLYSANTDKGIQFAVRRDNRDEHRGLVSNYLHDHLQVGETVMLSAPAGDFALNKKLMTQNDIPLVLISAGVGVTPILSMLEAQVATNPQRPIIWVYACQNKDHHAFDDKAYQLLASAEKVEKNIFYFDEGQILDEAWLATLPEPADIYVCGSMPFMESIIDGLTKLDHGVDSVHYEPFGPKMSLGS, from the coding sequence ATGGCTTCCCCCCAAACGATAGAAATTGTAAAAGCAACTGTCCCTGTACTTGAAGAACATGGGACTGCTATCACCAAAGTATTCTACAAGAACATGTTTGCAGCCCATCCTGAGCTGCTAGATATCTTTAATGAAACCAACCAAAAGCTAGGACGTCAACAGAACGCACTAGCCTCGACGGTGTTAGTAGCGGCCAAAAATATTGAACATTTAGCTGTTCTACTACCGGAAGTAACGGGCATCAGTCATAAACATCGCGCCCTACAAATCCTACCAGAGCATTATCCTATTGTTGGCAAATACCTTATTGGCGCTATAAAAGAAGTGCTTGGCGAGGCGGCGAATGATGACATTATCGATGCTTGGACAGAAGCCTATGATGAGATTGCTGACGTCTTTATTCAGCTTGAAAAGAATATGTATAAAGAGGAGTTGTGGGAAGGCTTTGCCGCGTTTAAAGTGGTCGAAAAAGTAGCTGCTGCCACTGATATTGCCGCGTTTACCGTTGTTCCAGTCGATGATGCTTCAATAGAAAACAGCCAAAATATTGATCTGAGTAAACTTAACCTAACTGCCGGTCAATACATCACCGTAAAAACGGATCCTAAAGATAGCGACCATTTAGCACTACGTCATTATTCTTTATATTCAGCAAATACTGACAAAGGTATCCAGTTCGCAGTCAGACGTGACAATCGCGATGAGCATCGTGGATTGGTCTCTAATTATTTACATGACCATCTACAAGTTGGCGAGACGGTAATGTTATCTGCACCTGCAGGTGATTTTGCTTTAAATAAAAAGCTGATGACCCAAAATGATATTCCCTTAGTGCTTATCAGTGCTGGGGTCGGAGTAACGCCTATTTTGTCTATGTTAGAGGCGCAAGTAGCGACTAATCCTCAGCGACCTATCATTTGGGTTTATGCTTGTCAGAATAAAGATCATCATGCCTTTGATGATAAGGCCTATCAGCTGTTAGCGTCAGCAGAAAAAGTTGAAAAAAATATTTTCTATTTTGACGAAGGGCAAATACTAGATGAGGCGTGGCTGGCTACTCTACCAGAACCAGCAGATATTTATGTTTGCGGATCCATGCCATTTATGGAAAGTATTATTGATGGCTTAACTAAGCTAGATCATGGTGTTGATAGCGTTCACTATGAACCATTTGGCCCTAAAATGAGTCTTGGTAGCTAG
- a CDS encoding phosphodiester glycosidase family protein, translating to MLPNIFTASAVVLLAVIISACQPSVTDTASSATSDWWCQTHNAPFAYSACRVDAKALATGRYSLQLFWQKSDSTQPLLTFDKLLTTLPPSQTLAFAMNAGMYNKRYAPIGYTVIDGEEILSLNLKEGGGNFHLLPNGVMWWDQSGNVEITESNALQQQREQGTAKPWFATQSGPMLVINDAIHPKFNPESTSLKFRNGAGVCTDGSIQFVNSDEPVNFYEFAALFKDKLNCPNALFLDGGIASALYAPSINRHDKKEMGVMIGVVKNK from the coding sequence ATGCTTCCTAATATTTTTACTGCTTCCGCTGTCGTTTTGCTTGCTGTAATTATCAGTGCCTGCCAGCCCTCAGTGACAGATACTGCCAGCTCAGCAACATCGGACTGGTGGTGTCAAACACACAATGCACCCTTTGCTTATAGCGCTTGTCGCGTTGATGCGAAGGCGTTAGCCACGGGTCGCTACTCGCTACAGCTGTTTTGGCAAAAGTCTGACAGTACGCAGCCATTACTCACTTTTGATAAATTATTAACCACCTTGCCGCCTTCGCAAACATTAGCTTTTGCAATGAATGCCGGTATGTATAATAAGCGCTACGCCCCGATTGGTTATACTGTTATTGATGGGGAAGAAATACTCTCGTTGAATTTAAAAGAAGGTGGCGGTAACTTTCATCTATTGCCCAATGGTGTAATGTGGTGGGACCAGTCTGGTAACGTGGAAATCACTGAAAGCAATGCACTGCAACAACAACGAGAACAAGGTACAGCTAAGCCTTGGTTTGCGACTCAATCAGGTCCTATGCTAGTTATCAATGACGCCATTCATCCCAAGTTTAATCCTGAGAGCACCTCACTAAAGTTTCGCAATGGTGCGGGCGTCTGTACGGACGGCAGCATACAGTTCGTTAACAGTGATGAGCCAGTGAACTTTTATGAATTCGCTGCGTTATTTAAAGATAAACTGAACTGTCCGAACGCGCTATTTTTAGATGGCGGTATCGCCTCAGCTTTATATGCACCAAGTATTAATCGGCATGATAAAAAAGAGATGGGCGTAATGATTGGGGTGGTTAAGAATAAGTAA
- a CDS encoding AAA family ATPase — MTTANNTTKPSFTGTDSYIATDDLQLAVNAAMTLQKPLLIKGEPGTGKTLLAEEVAASLGMPLITWHIKSTTKAEQGLYEYDAVSRLRDSQLGDDKVYEIGNYIKPGKLWDAFTSKERSVLLIDEVDKADIEFPNDLLHELDKMSFYVYETGETITAEQRPVVIITSNNEKELPDAFLRRCFFHYIDFPEEQTMRQIIDVHFPDIQEKLVNDALDVFYKLRNIQGLKKPPSTSELVDWLTLLLADDMAQAELEENLRGEKSIPPLYGALLKNEADVSLLQRFANMMRR; from the coding sequence ATGACCACTGCTAACAACACTACTAAACCAAGCTTTACCGGTACCGACAGTTATATTGCCACCGATGATTTACAACTGGCGGTCAATGCTGCTATGACCTTGCAAAAGCCACTACTGATTAAGGGTGAGCCGGGTACCGGTAAGACTTTACTTGCCGAGGAGGTCGCTGCCAGCTTGGGTATGCCGTTGATCACCTGGCATATCAAATCGACTACCAAAGCTGAGCAAGGCTTATACGAATATGACGCAGTATCACGCTTGCGAGATTCGCAATTGGGCGATGATAAAGTTTATGAGATTGGCAATTATATCAAGCCGGGTAAACTCTGGGATGCTTTTACTAGTAAAGAGCGCAGTGTATTGCTTATTGATGAGGTTGATAAAGCAGATATTGAGTTTCCAAATGATTTACTACATGAGCTGGATAAAATGTCGTTTTATGTCTACGAGACCGGCGAGACCATTACCGCTGAGCAGCGCCCAGTAGTGATTATCACCTCTAATAATGAAAAAGAGCTGCCGGATGCATTCTTGCGTCGTTGCTTCTTCCATTATATTGACTTCCCTGAAGAGCAAACCATGCGTCAAATTATTGACGTGCATTTTCCTGATATTCAAGAAAAACTGGTCAACGATGCGCTGGATGTTTTTTATAAGCTGCGCAATATTCAAGGGCTAAAAAAGCCACCATCAACCTCAGAGCTGGTCGATTGGTTAACGTTATTACTTGCTGACGATATGGCGCAAGCTGAGCTGGAAGAAAATTTGCGTGGCGAAAAATCGATTCCGCCACTATATGGGGCACTGCTCAAAAACGAAGCCGATGTCAGCTTGCTCCAGCGCTTTGCCAATATGATGCGCCGTTAA